The stretch of DNA AAGTATTAACATAAGAGACCACTTTAATTTAGTTTCATgctacaatcatatatataaagtaatattTTTGCTTCTTACCGAGAGGATCAGACATGTTAGGTTTGGAGAATTCTCTAGCATAAGTGGCAGTAGCTCTTTCCAAACTCTTTCTTTGTTACCAAAAAACACCAAATTAAGGAGGTTCTTGAACACAGGTAGCCCACCTTTGCAGCATTCCGAaatcacctgaaacacacacacacacacacacagtatgttatttttgttttataagttCTAACCTAATGATAATGTGACCATGCATGCAACTGACCTCAGTAGCAGAAAATGTCAATTGAAGCATCTTGACGTTGCGTACCCCATTCATGAGAACCGTCACATTCGGTTCAAATGGCTCATCACAATCTTCAGGTTCTAGGAAATGAAGATCTAGTGTAGCTTTGACAAGTGAATCCAAATTACAACGGCGATACTTACGCCGAGCATAATCAGCATAGAAGAGGGCGACAAGATTTGGTGCATTAAGTGAAATGAAGTCGAACAGTTGAACATCTTCAGCGCATTTAGAGATGATAGAAAGTCTCTTAAGGGTTTTGCTGGAAATGATTTCTGGTGTTCCAAAAAAATACTTGTGGTGTATGGTTAAATCCTCAAGTGCAGGGCAACCAGCAAGAAGCACATCAGACAACTCGTTTCCCATAAACCAAACTGAACGAAGATAGAGAATCTTAAGCACTGGAAGAAACGTATCAGAAGGAACACAGTCGATGCTAAATTCTTTTCCCAATATTAGCTTCACCAATGTTTTGCTGACGAATAAATTGGATGGAAAACAAATCCGCATATCACCTGTTAAGCATAGATGCAGCTCAGAGACACCGCATTTCACAGCATTATTTATCCAGCCGTCGACATGATCCTCGCCAGGTTCATCTCCACATTTAAGTGAGAACTTGTTGATAGGTTGAGCACCTTGCAAAGCCAATGTTCTATCCACAAAAGACTTGAAACTATCTCTGATTTCGTCCATATCTTCTTCACCTACTTCTTCCGGGTTCAAAAAGTCGGAGTCGTCAAAGTCGAGATTCTGCCGGACAGCAAACAAAGTCCTCCACCTCTTGGCGAGAACAGAAGTTGAAGCGGCCTGTTTGGTTGGAAGGATTGACAAGATTTGGACAAGAAGTTCATCTGGAAGACAATTCAATGAAGCCATTGAGACAGAACCCATCCCTAGTTGTACATGAAACATGAAAATTGAGCTCTATCACTGATTAACACATTCCAGCAACCACCAATATGCTAGAAGCATGTAAAGGACAACACACTTTAGAGAAAATGGAACATTCCGACAACCtatacaaaactcaaaattgacACCACAAAACGGAAGATAAGGAGATGGTTCCCACACAGACAAATAGATACAGTTTCCATATTGAAAAAATTACATTAGAGAGAGACTTTAAGACTCATTAAACAAAGCTACTAGGCCAAAGCTTTCAGGTTCAATTTAAacaccaaaaaccctaaaatttcaaGCTTTCTCTCCAAGAGACATGAAAATAAATTCATCAAATTGAAAACGAACTCAAGGGATACTTACACGAACAACAGTTTCTTCTCAATTTCCCATTTCTCAAGGTttagttttgagattttttgtctcttttttttttctgtggtcTTGATTGGTCTTTAGGATGTTTATAAGGTGGATGATAATGGAGCTTATCAGTAATTGGATAGGTTATCACTTAACTCATCATCTTATTGGCTATAACTATGTAAGAATTTTTGTAAAGATGCCATGTAGgaaaatttgtattttcttctGATTTAGGTAActttagttatttaattatatatatatatatataattagtttatattaattataaagaTTGTAAAGTGTAAATGGcaagatatatagtttaaataatatatagagaaaaatctTCAGTGGTGCTTTCTGTGTTGctgttatatataataaacctttaaatttgatattaGGTAGATTAATCATTGGCATAACTTCAGTGTATCctatgtttgattttgtggaTCCTGTTGTCACGGGTCAGAGAACAGGGCTAGCTGGGTAGAAGATGGGATGCAGGAAATATCAAGAGAATAGCCCCAAAcctattttgtgtgttttgtgtttcttgtgaAAGAAGCAACAGCATTCCCAGAGTGGAAGAGACTTCAAATCTAATTCATATAAGGACTAAGAGACTTTGGAGCTAATAAATATAAGTGCAGAGGGTTCACAATAGATTATCACAACATAAGAAGCTACTGATGGGAAATATATGGTTGTCTTCACCGTATTCAATTGTCATTTCGAGGTAGTAGTCGGAAGCAGGGCAGAGAGTATGAAAGGAAACTAAGTGTGTTGAGGTGAACTTTACTTGAGCGTCACAGCAGAATCTCGTAGCTGTAAGGAAAGTATACGTGTCCAAAATAATTCCTTATTAGTGTTTTACGAATCTTCATAATCCATATGCTAGCATCTCCCATTTCCGACACCAGcaaaaaatgcaaatatacaCAAACATAACCCTATCAATGGTATTAGTAGTTCTTCTAAAACTCTCTCTCGGAATCTActaatacacatatatatttaaacatgTAAGTAACATCATACATAAATACAATACTTACATACCCATAAGAAATGTAATACACACAACACTACTTTACTTGAGTGTCAGCAAGTAGACTAATGGGCACAAGAGACCACCAACAAGACTTATCTTTCTATCGTTTATTTAAAAAGGTCAAGCCTACCTACCTAAATTCACCACTAGTTCCTGTGAGCATATACTTACTCTCCTTAGTAGTTTACACAAATTATATGGCTCAACCATTAAAGACATACTTAGCAAAGAGAATAACCGCAATACCAACCcatgaacaaaacaaagcatCAGATAATCACCTTATGAAGGTGAAACTTTATCATTTATGTTCTTAATATCACCATAGAAAGAACCACTAGTTGAACCCAGCATTTTTCCTACTTCTCAGAGAGATTCACAACAAATTCTATGGTCTAATGATCAAATACATACTTATCAAACACGTCAGAGGAGATACCAAACTCAGGAAAAAAGCAAAGCATCAAAGAATAATCAAATGTTATATTGTTAGtttgtaattgattttggttttattatgtTCTATAATCAGATAAAATTAAAGTGTCTGTAGTTAAGCGAAGAGGTGTGTATACAGATGTGTTGTTACAAGTTGTCGGTTGTGACAAGTTACGAACGGTTAGGACCGTACGACTTATATATTACTGTGGTGTGTAGTAAAACAAGAAGTAACAagtttcatataaataaaaactttagtTTTCGTTTTTGTCTTCTACAAAGAGAAGAGACTAAAGGTCTcttactctgtttcttttcttctttctctcaatATTCTAACATATATACCTTATGAAAGGTGGAACTTCAGGTCAGCAACAACCATAGTGATATATATCCAAAGAGAGTTTGAAGACAGTATCCAAAGCTAAAGGTCAAACCGTTAAGGTTCCATTTAAACCCTAAAAGCTCGAGCTTTCTCACCACATGACAGAAAAATCATTTATGAAATAGATAACAAACAAGACTTACATATGATAAAGCTGTATATCTTTTCTTCATGTCTCGTACGTATCCTTTATTCTGAATTttatcctctt from Camelina sativa cultivar DH55 chromosome 9, Cs, whole genome shotgun sequence encodes:
- the LOC104710941 gene encoding putative F-box/LRR-repeat protein At3g44810 isoform X1; the protein is MFHVQLGMGSVSMASLNCLPDELLVQILSILPTKQAASTSVLAKRWRTLFAVRQNLDFDDSDFLNPEEVGEEDMDEIRDSFKSFVDRTLALQGAQPINKFSLKCGDEPGEDHVDGWINNAVKCGVSELHLCLTGDMRICFPSNLFVSKTLVKLILGKEFSIDCVPSDTFLPVLKILYLRSVWFMGNELSDVLLAGCPALEDLTIHHKYFFGTPEIISSKTLKRLSIISKCAEDVQLFDFISLNAPNLVALFYADYARRKYRRCNLDSLVKATLDLHFLEPEDCDEPFEPNVTVLMNGVRNVKMLQLTFSATEVISECCKGGLPVFKNLLNLVFFGNKERVWKELLPLMLENSPNLTCLILSALYPCTYGHEFDGIRIPQTNKVNFLGIMCYQGTESELKHVSHFLLKMERLQVLQVHFPTTMVDSKRVQLTEDLLKLPRASSTLTMKFV
- the LOC104710941 gene encoding putative F-box/LRR-repeat protein At3g44810 isoform X2 → MGSVSMASLNCLPDELLVQILSILPTKQAASTSVLAKRWRTLFAVRQNLDFDDSDFLNPEEVGEEDMDEIRDSFKSFVDRTLALQGAQPINKFSLKCGDEPGEDHVDGWINNAVKCGVSELHLCLTGDMRICFPSNLFVSKTLVKLILGKEFSIDCVPSDTFLPVLKILYLRSVWFMGNELSDVLLAGCPALEDLTIHHKYFFGTPEIISSKTLKRLSIISKCAEDVQLFDFISLNAPNLVALFYADYARRKYRRCNLDSLVKATLDLHFLEPEDCDEPFEPNVTVLMNGVRNVKMLQLTFSATEVISECCKGGLPVFKNLLNLVFFGNKERVWKELLPLMLENSPNLTCLILSALYPCTYGHEFDGIRIPQTNKVNFLGIMCYQGTESELKHVSHFLLKMERLQVLQVHFPTTMVDSKRVQLTEDLLKLPRASSTLTMKFV